The following proteins are encoded in a genomic region of Leptospira fainei serovar Hurstbridge str. BUT 6:
- a CDS encoding RpnC/YadD family protein has translation MLHRTQLERYEELTMTTAERLIRRGIWTGMRKGMQKGKLEGKLDDARRMLMKGIDLAMVLEITELTEEILRDNGVLES, from the coding sequence ATGCTCCACCGGACACAATTGGAGAGATATGAGGAGTTAACGATGACGACGGCTGAGAGATTGATTCGACGAGGTATATGGACAGGAATGCGGAAAGGAATGCAGAAAGGTAAACTGGAAGGCAAGCTAGACGATGCCCGTAGAATGCTTATGAAAGGGATTGATCTTGCTATGGTGCTAGAAATTACCGAGCTAACAGAGGAGATTCTTAGAGATAATGGAGTTCTTGAATCGTAA
- a CDS encoding RpnC/YadD family protein, giving the protein MLHRTQLERYEELTMTTAERLIRRGIWTGMRKGKQEGKLEGKLEGKLEGKLEDARRMLMKGIDLAMVLEITELTEETLRNHGILNAPPDTIGEI; this is encoded by the coding sequence ATGCTCCACCGGACACAATTGGAGAGATATGAGGAGTTAACGATGACGACGGCTGAGAGATTGATTCGACGAGGTATATGGACAGGAATGCGGAAAGGTAAACAGGAAGGTAAGCTGGAAGGTAAACTAGAGGGTAAACTGGAAGGCAAGCTAGAAGATGCTCGTAGAATGCTTATGAAAGGGATTGATCTTGCTATGGTGCTAGAAATTACCGAGCTAACGGAGGAGACTCTTAGAAATCATGGAATTCTGAATGCTCCACCGGACACAATTGGAGAGATATGA
- a CDS encoding Rpn family recombination-promoting nuclease/putative transposase, whose product MSEINNPHDRLIREIFQDKSEAGSFFKNSLPPDIVRLLNLDRLELCESSFVSEELLEERTDLLYSVPLRSGNQAQIYLLFEHKSYLDSGIYVQLLGYLSEIYRSQLRTEGKYSVVIPFVFYHGEKKWTLENNFLSQFHLNGEEKDLLSEFIPDFRIDLFDLSEVELQEKLESITMRVILGVVQRIRDGESEFVNHLSGLLLLLSGIEDESKRVANLNKLLLYIYWARKSKPSDLRKALHRTQLERYEELTMTTAERLIRRGIWTGMRKGKQEGKLEGKLEGKLEDARRMLMKGIDLAMVLEITELTEETLRNHGILNAPPDTIGEI is encoded by the coding sequence ATGTCCGAAATTAATAATCCGCATGACCGACTGATTCGAGAGATATTCCAAGATAAATCGGAAGCAGGTTCTTTTTTTAAAAACAGTTTACCACCGGATATCGTCAGACTTTTGAATTTGGATCGACTTGAACTGTGTGAATCGAGTTTTGTTTCCGAAGAATTACTGGAAGAACGGACGGACTTACTCTATTCGGTTCCATTACGATCCGGTAATCAGGCTCAAATTTATCTTCTTTTTGAACATAAATCGTATCTGGATTCCGGAATCTACGTTCAGCTATTAGGCTATCTTTCGGAGATCTATCGAAGCCAGCTAAGAACGGAAGGTAAATATTCGGTTGTGATTCCTTTCGTTTTTTATCACGGAGAAAAAAAGTGGACTTTGGAAAATAATTTTTTAAGTCAGTTTCATTTAAACGGAGAGGAAAAGGATCTCTTGTCCGAATTTATTCCGGACTTCAGGATCGATCTTTTCGATCTGTCAGAAGTGGAATTGCAGGAAAAACTGGAAAGCATAACGATGCGAGTCATCCTAGGAGTGGTCCAGAGAATCCGCGACGGAGAGTCCGAGTTTGTGAATCACCTTTCCGGTTTGCTTTTACTTTTAAGTGGAATTGAAGACGAATCAAAAAGGGTTGCGAACTTAAATAAATTGTTATTGTATATATACTGGGCGAGGAAATCAAAGCCTTCGGACCTGAGGAAGGCACTCCATCGGACACAATTGGAGAGATATGAGGAGTTAACGATGACGACGGCTGAGAGATTGATTCGACGAGGTATATGGACAGGAATGCGGAAAGGTAAACAGGAAGGTAAACTAGAGGGTAAACTGGAAGGCAAGCTAGAAGATGCTCGTAGAATGCTTATGAAAGGGATTGATCTTGCTATGGTGCTAGAAATTACCGAGCTAACGGAGGAGACTCTTAGAAATCATGGAATTCTGAATGCTCCACCGGACACAATTGGAGAGATATGA
- a CDS encoding ribbon-helix-helix protein, CopG family produces MISLRIPPDLERKLDSFAKSKGKSRSEIVKESILEYIKNHSSTKTPFELGKDLFGKHSSKHKNLAKDGKAHLANIIKDKDEKRRSH; encoded by the coding sequence ATGATAAGTTTGAGAATTCCGCCGGATTTAGAGAGAAAGCTTGATTCGTTTGCCAAATCTAAAGGCAAAAGCCGTTCGGAAATTGTTAAGGAATCTATCCTTGAATATATAAAGAATCATAGTTCAACAAAAACCCCTTTTGAATTAGGAAAAGACTTATTTGGTAAACACTCCTCCAAGCATAAGAATTTAGCAAAAGACGGAAAAGCCCATCTGGCTAATATTATAAAGGATAAGGATGAAAAACGTCGCTCTCATTGA
- a CDS encoding type II toxin-antitoxin system VapC family toxin — protein sequence MKNVALIDSGPIIALFNSSDNYHKSVFKFLKTFKGSLFTTWPVITEVVYLLSFSISAQSDFLERVERGSLQVLDIPLEDLKYIKNRMQKYSDLPMDLANASLMCIAEREGISNIISIDSDFSIYKTLKGKYLINLYKS from the coding sequence ATGAAAAACGTCGCTCTCATTGACTCAGGTCCTATCATTGCCTTATTCAATTCTTCGGATAATTATCACAAATCTGTTTTTAAATTTCTAAAAACCTTTAAAGGTTCGTTATTTACAACTTGGCCAGTAATAACAGAAGTTGTTTATCTACTTTCTTTCTCTATCTCAGCTCAATCAGATTTCTTAGAACGGGTTGAAAGAGGAAGTTTACAAGTTTTAGATATTCCTTTAGAAGATTTAAAATATATTAAGAATCGTATGCAAAAATATTCAGATTTACCGATGGATTTGGCAAATGCATCGCTTATGTGCATTGCTGAAAGGGAAGGAATTTCCAATATTATAAGTATAGATTCAGATTTTTCAATCTATAAAACTTTAAAAGGTAAGTATTTAATAAACTTATATAAGAGTTAA
- a CDS encoding MORN repeat-containing protein codes for MNPTNQFKSLLQSLLSLTVRKVKDFLVSLAYPFRWKKLGFWTVAIFVVWVGIARYRNSPKCISGTCKEGLSKLQYANGDIYEGLVKDSKPNGKGVFWNDRGDYYEGEWMNGMRHGKGSYRYPNGTAYEGDFVFNKRNGIGAFRWDDGTTLRGEWKEDIPEGDCTMILPDNRKLVGRYLQGRIFDGEGVLIYDDGSRYIGAWKNGMRHGKGVLLDPFGSVLFQGIWFENREKTRIFDKDQATADSAPKKNEKHSKNRKRK; via the coding sequence ATGAATCCAACAAACCAATTCAAATCTCTTTTGCAGTCGCTCCTCTCTTTGACGGTCAGGAAAGTGAAGGACTTTCTTGTGTCTTTGGCCTATCCGTTTCGATGGAAAAAACTAGGTTTTTGGACCGTCGCAATTTTTGTCGTTTGGGTCGGTATCGCGCGTTATCGAAATTCGCCTAAATGTATTTCGGGAACTTGTAAAGAAGGTTTGTCGAAACTTCAGTATGCGAACGGGGATATTTACGAGGGACTTGTGAAGGATTCCAAACCGAACGGTAAGGGCGTTTTTTGGAATGATCGAGGCGATTATTACGAAGGTGAATGGATGAACGGAATGAGACATGGTAAAGGCTCTTATCGTTATCCTAACGGAACAGCCTACGAAGGAGATTTCGTTTTTAATAAAAGGAACGGGATCGGCGCTTTTCGATGGGACGATGGGACGACTCTTCGAGGCGAGTGGAAGGAGGATATTCCGGAAGGGGACTGTACTATGATCCTCCCGGACAATCGAAAGCTTGTAGGGAGATATTTACAAGGACGGATTTTTGACGGCGAGGGGGTTCTGATCTATGACGACGGATCCAGATACATCGGAGCTTGGAAAAACGGCATGAGACACGGTAAGGGAGTGTTATTGGACCCATTCGGTAGTGTTTTATTTCAAGGTATCTGGTTTGAAAATCGAGAGAAAACCAGAATCTTCGACAAAGATCAAGCGACGGCGGACTCCGCTCCGAAAAAAAACGAGAAACATTCCAAGAATAGGAAACGGAAATAA
- a CDS encoding efflux RND transporter permease subunit, translating to MSNREKSFLNRHPLTVAMILSGFFLFGVLSFFKVPVTLFPTSAYPGLSISVEYPGADVLLVEEILAVPIEEAVSSVGGIEELRSSAERGRVEINIEFQKGTNIDIKGLEIRERVDAVASNFPREAHKPLIFQYDPDQKPIIIISIESKKFDFTTLRSIADHEVKRYLENIEGVSQIAASGGKVREVLIACDLQKLRAYGLDLQDIQRVIQTNNKSASIGAVEKNGLKYNLLLSGKYQTIRDIQTQPFYSPEMGRVFFLQDVADVSFSFRDEESASRVSGKEMVSIFVYKSSLGNTMQIASEVRNKLQELRLPDVTFSVVYDQSESVRKTYSNILTCTLLGILLIAFLHFRNQRKFSPEINLTLFLQLPLNFFIIQFFLFLSKIDFDLIIASAEIIGYGLWFFVYKFLCERRDSAQGSFKLRNTIGEFASFIIIILSLCLPLYYLDSDTGQSTMRLGAFLSLYLSLSYFLYIPLYSSVRMVQEKYFRSYSTLPYEETRISRNRGSAYDIFPKRIFLAAYLIVISAGVFRLIDANKELFYSTENRKVIGFVELPAGFNFAQTNSITKKIEEKLLKTEGTSEVTSKVEPGHSLLVITVDESKISGDDFIQKIRKDLGNVSPAFCYFSRESESSRYKEIKIDVLGDDYDTLDQLTKDLAGKASGISGSEDTVLNYKSPRDELELSLNNNKASGASLNNSEIAGFLKTAIQGSVVSKFMEDSRELDIKIRAQEGFRKSPSSIEKFVVKNQIGKYVPIPEVSSKKESRSPARIFRKNKKRVLSFSLRTTEASYHTIKTKIIEELSKNLPENYHIELGRGIEKILEAENRLYAVIAFSFLLIYMVFASYFESFLQALEVIATILFPFFLTLLITSFLFGKLSLPVYLGLLLTIAAVSFQILCLGKVLKDPEPGFKRRTFLLILALFAPQLLFSSEGGSFLMEMELTLLLGIGISLVSTPKLYLFLEGILPKQILIQYLRENLFRSAKDSRMNRKSFR from the coding sequence ATGAGTAACAGAGAAAAAAGTTTCCTTAACAGGCATCCATTAACGGTCGCGATGATTTTGTCGGGATTTTTTCTTTTCGGAGTATTATCTTTCTTTAAAGTTCCTGTCACTTTGTTTCCGACTTCCGCATATCCGGGCCTTTCTATTTCCGTCGAATATCCGGGAGCAGACGTTCTTTTAGTGGAAGAGATCCTTGCCGTTCCCATCGAAGAGGCGGTTTCCAGCGTGGGAGGGATCGAAGAACTCCGATCTTCCGCCGAAAGAGGCAGGGTCGAAATCAATATCGAATTCCAAAAAGGGACCAATATCGACATTAAAGGTTTGGAGATCCGGGAACGGGTGGACGCCGTTGCCAGTAATTTTCCGAGAGAAGCGCATAAGCCGCTCATTTTCCAGTACGACCCCGACCAAAAACCGATCATCATCATCTCAATTGAAAGCAAGAAGTTCGACTTTACCACTCTCAGAAGTATTGCAGATCACGAGGTCAAGAGATATTTGGAGAACATAGAAGGGGTGAGTCAGATCGCCGCTTCGGGGGGTAAGGTCCGGGAAGTATTGATCGCTTGCGATCTTCAAAAACTCCGCGCTTACGGTTTAGATCTGCAGGATATTCAAAGAGTCATTCAAACAAATAATAAATCCGCTTCGATCGGGGCGGTAGAAAAGAACGGTTTGAAATACAACCTGCTTCTTTCCGGGAAATACCAAACTATTCGGGACATCCAAACGCAACCTTTCTATTCTCCCGAAATGGGAAGAGTTTTTTTTCTGCAGGATGTAGCAGACGTTTCCTTTTCTTTTCGGGACGAGGAGAGCGCGTCGCGCGTCAGTGGAAAGGAGATGGTCAGCATCTTCGTTTATAAATCTTCTCTCGGCAATACGATGCAAATTGCCTCAGAAGTCCGAAACAAGCTGCAAGAATTAAGACTGCCGGACGTTACTTTTAGCGTCGTTTACGACCAATCCGAATCCGTCAGAAAAACATATTCGAATATTCTAACATGTACGCTGCTTGGAATTTTGCTCATTGCGTTTTTGCATTTTAGGAATCAACGGAAGTTCAGTCCGGAAATCAACTTAACCCTTTTTTTGCAACTTCCTCTGAATTTTTTCATCATTCAGTTCTTTCTTTTTTTATCGAAGATCGATTTCGATCTGATTATTGCGAGTGCGGAAATCATCGGATACGGGCTTTGGTTTTTCGTTTATAAATTTCTTTGCGAGAGACGAGACTCGGCTCAAGGGAGCTTTAAACTTAGGAATACGATCGGAGAGTTTGCCAGTTTCATTATCATTATCCTTTCTTTATGCCTTCCATTATATTATTTAGATTCCGATACGGGGCAGTCCACGATGAGATTGGGCGCGTTCCTTTCCTTGTATCTATCCCTGTCCTATTTTTTATACATTCCTTTGTATTCTTCCGTCCGGATGGTTCAGGAAAAATATTTTCGTTCTTATTCTACGTTGCCGTACGAAGAGACGCGAATTTCAAGAAACCGAGGAAGCGCCTACGACATTTTCCCGAAACGGATCTTTCTCGCCGCATATTTGATCGTGATTTCGGCAGGAGTTTTTCGTTTAATCGACGCGAATAAGGAACTTTTTTATTCCACAGAAAACCGCAAAGTCATCGGCTTTGTGGAATTACCAGCCGGTTTCAATTTTGCACAAACAAATTCGATCACGAAAAAAATCGAAGAGAAGCTCTTAAAAACGGAAGGGACCTCGGAAGTCACCTCCAAGGTTGAACCGGGTCATTCCCTACTCGTCATCACTGTAGACGAATCCAAGATCAGCGGGGATGATTTTATCCAGAAGATCCGTAAGGATCTAGGTAACGTGAGTCCTGCCTTTTGCTACTTTTCAAGAGAATCGGAAAGTTCTCGGTATAAGGAGATCAAAATCGACGTTTTGGGAGACGATTACGATACTCTGGACCAGTTGACCAAGGATTTGGCGGGCAAGGCTTCCGGTATCAGCGGTTCGGAAGACACTGTCTTGAATTATAAATCTCCCCGGGACGAACTCGAGCTGTCCTTGAATAATAATAAGGCTTCCGGCGCCTCCTTAAATAATTCGGAAATCGCGGGATTCTTGAAAACCGCGATCCAAGGTTCGGTTGTCTCGAAATTTATGGAAGATAGTCGTGAGCTGGACATTAAAATTCGCGCTCAGGAAGGGTTTAGGAAATCTCCTTCGAGTATAGAGAAGTTCGTGGTCAAAAATCAGATCGGAAAATATGTTCCAATTCCGGAAGTCTCTTCCAAGAAAGAATCAAGGTCCCCGGCGAGAATTTTCCGTAAGAACAAGAAGAGAGTGCTTTCCTTTTCCTTGCGAACGACGGAAGCTTCCTATCATACTATCAAGACTAAAATCATCGAAGAACTTAGTAAGAATCTTCCGGAGAATTATCATATCGAACTGGGGCGGGGAATTGAGAAGATTCTGGAAGCCGAGAATCGGTTGTATGCCGTAATTGCATTTTCCTTTTTGCTTATATACATGGTGTTTGCCTCCTATTTCGAATCCTTTTTGCAGGCTTTGGAAGTGATCGCTACGATTCTATTTCCTTTTTTTCTGACCTTACTCATTACAAGCTTTCTTTTCGGAAAACTTTCCTTACCCGTATATTTGGGTCTGCTATTAACGATTGCGGCGGTCTCTTTTCAAATCCTTTGTTTGGGTAAAGTATTAAAGGATCCCGAGCCGGGATTTAAGCGAAGAACGTTTTTACTTATTCTCGCTTTGTTTGCACCGCAACTGCTCTTTTCATCCGAAGGAGGATCCTTTTTGATGGAAATGGAATTAACGCTCTTACTTGGAATCGGCATCTCTTTGGTTTCGACTCCGAAGCTTTATCTCTTTTTGGAAGGAATCCTTCCTAAACAAATTTTAATCCAGTATTTACGGGAGAATCTTTTTCGGTCCGCAAAGGATTCTCGAATGAATCGAAAATCTTTTCGTTAG
- a CDS encoding efflux RND transporter permease subunit — translation MEALLKFCVRKPVTISMVWSALILFGFIALSKLKINLMPELEFPKVTIVTHYSNSSAEEVESLITKPISDSIGTIGGVESVNSESMEGMSVVTVQFSNHTSLDYAIIDVREKIDLVRDSLPQDASKPLVTRFDPSQSAFQEIVIFPKEGVQEKDLRGFLSDNVKVYFERIEGLAAVQFSGGYKKEISIEIDSEKMNSYSISLFDVRKAISLANVSYPAGTLPVGDKDYLVRAVGEFKSIESIGEAVVGNNAQGIPIRLASFSNVRQGYRERTGIARYNGKDCVIAYLYKESGRNSVEISERVKNELEIINQKFGREISAQSVYDESKFISESISGVTSSLISGMILAFLVLVFLLRNVKSPLILLTVIPASLFSTLLLFYLFGISLNMMSLGGMALGIGMLFDTSNVVFSAIERNLARGAEVKDAAVKGTLEVTGSVVSATLTTVIVFLPIIFFKSMIGIVFGEMALAITLALLMSLVASLTLIPMLTSVLYGIPMEPRFLTESVFKRSEEFHRNLLSKYEAKLSGYLDRPKPLFLLIGALFSVSVLFLFILPMEFIPRVDTGEFSILVKARNGSGLEATSEITRYVESLLLKEPVVKSVISRIGFEEDQIATRKKGNWGTNRASIRVVLKENSHLSSEKFISKIRSKFHFSEEVEIHFENSGDVLSSVVSPDSNGLSLEILGEDLSTLSEIGHNLKSKLAKLPGIRDARISMDDKSAEYALSFDTVKSSIFNLSNDYLSNYLRMANYGSVITKIKLAGKSSDVRLFFQKQDVNSLEKIMAMSVQSPQGNLIQLSQIGKIERMDSPLSIVRTGNSRVNLVTADVDFQESNAPYREVKNLISKMNLPDGYRIRFSGEQENIDKSFGDLTFSFILAIVLIYMLLASQFESLLYSLIMICTIPLMFIGVFPALFLFGKSLNVSSFMGLVLLLGVVVDNAALYYEYVHLLSKENIPLRKVITDSGKIVLRPILMNNATTILGLLPIMLELQKGTEFQSPMAIVVIVGLLTSFFFSLYLIPVLFFLLLKNKRG, via the coding sequence ATGGAAGCTCTCCTCAAGTTTTGCGTCCGCAAACCGGTCACCATTTCTATGGTTTGGTCGGCTCTCATCTTATTCGGGTTTATCGCTTTAAGTAAATTAAAGATTAATTTAATGCCGGAGCTAGAATTTCCGAAGGTAACGATCGTAACCCATTACTCGAATTCATCCGCCGAAGAAGTCGAAAGTCTCATTACGAAGCCGATTTCCGATTCGATAGGAACGATTGGCGGAGTTGAATCGGTCAATTCAGAATCGATGGAAGGCATGTCGGTCGTGACTGTCCAATTTTCGAATCATACTTCCTTGGATTATGCAATCATAGACGTTCGCGAAAAAATCGATTTGGTTCGAGATAGCCTCCCGCAGGATGCGAGTAAACCATTGGTTACCAGGTTCGATCCTTCCCAATCGGCATTTCAGGAAATTGTAATATTTCCTAAGGAAGGAGTTCAAGAAAAGGACTTGAGGGGATTTCTTTCCGACAACGTAAAAGTGTATTTCGAAAGAATCGAAGGCTTGGCGGCTGTCCAATTTTCCGGAGGCTATAAAAAGGAAATTTCGATCGAGATCGATTCGGAGAAAATGAATTCCTATAGCATTTCCTTGTTCGACGTCCGGAAGGCGATTTCCCTTGCGAATGTTAGTTATCCCGCCGGAACCTTACCGGTCGGCGACAAGGATTATTTAGTCAGGGCCGTTGGCGAATTCAAATCGATCGAAAGCATCGGGGAGGCGGTCGTGGGCAATAATGCCCAAGGAATTCCGATCCGGTTGGCATCCTTTAGCAATGTTCGGCAAGGTTATCGGGAAAGAACCGGAATCGCTCGATACAACGGAAAGGATTGCGTGATCGCTTACCTTTACAAAGAGTCCGGCCGCAACTCGGTAGAAATTTCCGAGAGAGTCAAAAACGAATTAGAAATCATTAATCAAAAATTCGGCCGCGAGATTTCGGCACAGAGCGTCTACGACGAATCGAAATTCATCAGTGAATCTATTTCGGGGGTCACTAGCTCCTTGATCTCGGGAATGATTTTGGCTTTTTTAGTTCTGGTCTTTTTGCTCAGAAACGTCAAAAGTCCTCTGATTCTTTTAACGGTGATACCAGCCAGTTTATTTTCCACCCTTCTCCTTTTTTATCTTTTCGGAATTTCATTAAACATGATGTCGTTAGGCGGAATGGCTCTCGGAATCGGTATGTTATTCGATACGAGCAACGTGGTCTTTTCCGCGATTGAAAGAAATTTAGCGCGAGGCGCCGAAGTCAAGGATGCGGCAGTAAAAGGAACTCTCGAAGTCACTGGGTCGGTGGTTTCCGCCACTCTGACTACGGTTATCGTATTTTTGCCGATCATTTTCTTTAAGAGCATGATCGGTATCGTTTTCGGAGAGATGGCACTCGCCATCACTCTTGCCTTACTCATGAGTTTGGTCGCTTCCTTAACTCTGATTCCGATGCTAACGTCCGTTTTGTACGGCATTCCGATGGAGCCGAGATTTCTGACCGAATCCGTTTTTAAGAGATCGGAAGAGTTTCATAGAAATCTATTATCGAAATACGAAGCTAAATTATCCGGTTACTTGGATAGGCCAAAACCTTTGTTTCTTTTGATAGGCGCTTTATTTTCCGTGTCCGTCCTTTTTTTATTCATTCTTCCGATGGAATTCATTCCCCGAGTCGATACCGGAGAATTTTCCATACTCGTTAAGGCGAGAAACGGTTCGGGCTTAGAAGCGACTTCAGAAATCACGCGTTACGTAGAGAGTCTTTTATTAAAGGAACCTGTAGTCAAAAGCGTCATCTCGCGAATCGGATTCGAAGAGGACCAAATTGCAACTCGGAAGAAGGGTAATTGGGGGACGAACCGGGCGTCTATTCGAGTCGTTTTAAAGGAAAATTCGCATTTATCCTCGGAAAAATTCATTTCGAAAATCCGATCTAAGTTTCATTTTTCGGAAGAAGTCGAAATTCATTTTGAGAACAGCGGAGACGTGCTTTCATCAGTGGTGTCTCCCGACTCGAACGGTTTAAGTCTGGAAATTTTAGGCGAAGATCTTTCTACATTAAGCGAAATCGGTCATAATTTAAAGAGTAAGCTTGCGAAACTCCCGGGAATCAGAGATGCCCGCATCAGCATGGATGATAAGTCGGCCGAATATGCGCTGAGTTTCGATACGGTTAAGTCCAGCATCTTCAACTTAAGCAACGATTATCTTTCCAATTATCTGAGGATGGCTAATTACGGTTCGGTAATCACTAAGATCAAATTAGCGGGTAAAAGCAGCGATGTTCGCCTCTTCTTTCAGAAGCAGGACGTAAATTCCTTGGAAAAAATCATGGCGATGAGCGTACAATCGCCGCAAGGAAATCTGATCCAATTATCCCAGATCGGAAAGATAGAAAGAATGGATTCACCGCTTTCCATCGTACGTACGGGTAATTCCCGCGTGAATTTAGTTACCGCGGACGTCGATTTTCAAGAGTCGAACGCTCCTTACCGGGAAGTTAAGAATCTGATTTCCAAAATGAACCTGCCGGACGGTTATCGGATCCGGTTTTCAGGGGAACAGGAGAATATAGATAAGTCCTTCGGCGATTTGACTTTCTCCTTCATCTTAGCGATCGTTCTGATTTATATGCTGCTGGCCAGTCAGTTCGAATCGTTGCTTTATTCGTTAATTATGATATGCACGATTCCTTTGATGTTTATAGGCGTCTTTCCCGCCCTATTTCTTTTTGGAAAAAGTCTGAATGTCAGTTCGTTTATGGGTTTAGTGCTTCTTTTGGGCGTCGTCGTAGATAACGCAGCTTTATATTACGAATATGTCCATCTTCTCAGTAAGGAAAACATCCCGCTTCGTAAAGTCATTACGGATAGCGGTAAAATCGTTTTACGGCCCATCCTGATGAATAATGCGACGACGATCCTCGGCTTACTTCCGATCATGCTCGAACTTCAAAAAGGGACGGAGTTCCAATCTCCGATGGCGATCGTGGTAATCGTCGGTCTTTTGACATCTTTCTTCTTCAGTTTGTATCTCATCCCCGTCCTGTTCTTTCTTCTTTTAAAGAATAAGAGAGGATAA
- a CDS encoding efflux RND transporter periplasmic adaptor subunit, producing the protein MSSIRSSLFGKPGRFVLSALAIYLVLYLLYSKLVKGNSNSFLSRSGAAIFKPLDFGSKGKDEISEGEPGSQSAMSVSAKQVESKLISPNIDVSGLIDFTDKVDLYSKIGGRVEKFFVKEGEDVHQGQKLFQVESLQMELELMKQQATLESSKSQVRLAREKYEKAKMGIFAKLQEMEKSKVIYEKTKEDLEKSKNTFFGIEEVYKAGGLSREEFENAKLNLTAKESSFSIAKRDLEIHSIGLTDEDIIRNGFALPKSKEEKLNLLKEINTEIEKAELEVAEGVMHSHEAQVNSTKTMLKEAMVYSPLKGVVAKRYKNEGELLSGSGGNQPALTVINIDKVYAVFNITETESTVLKKGMRVDFSADVFKDSKFSGKVVLVSPLVDQKAHTVEVRAIVDNVGRKLKPGMFIRANIVLGDPAPTILVPMTSLVSNESGKTSIFVMKDGRCYGTEVQSGKKHGDEIEITNGLQNGDVILLDKLSQLRDGMPVSPAILR; encoded by the coding sequence ATGTCATCAATTCGGTCCTCTTTATTCGGTAAGCCCGGCAGATTCGTTTTATCGGCTTTGGCTATTTATTTGGTTCTTTATCTGCTTTATTCCAAGCTTGTGAAAGGAAATTCAAACTCGTTCCTTTCCAGGTCGGGGGCAGCCATTTTTAAGCCCTTGGATTTCGGTTCGAAAGGTAAAGACGAAATCTCCGAAGGAGAACCCGGTAGTCAATCGGCAATGTCCGTTTCGGCAAAGCAGGTCGAGTCTAAACTGATTTCACCCAATATAGACGTATCCGGTTTGATCGACTTCACCGATAAGGTTGATCTCTATTCCAAAATCGGAGGTCGAGTCGAAAAGTTTTTCGTTAAAGAGGGAGAGGACGTTCATCAAGGACAGAAGCTTTTTCAAGTAGAAAGTCTGCAGATGGAGCTCGAACTCATGAAGCAGCAGGCGACCTTGGAATCATCTAAGTCCCAAGTAAGGCTTGCACGAGAGAAGTATGAGAAGGCAAAAATGGGAATTTTTGCCAAGCTTCAAGAGATGGAAAAAAGTAAAGTTATCTACGAGAAAACGAAGGAGGATCTTGAGAAATCGAAGAACACCTTCTTCGGTATAGAGGAAGTTTATAAAGCCGGCGGTCTGAGTCGGGAAGAGTTCGAGAATGCCAAGCTTAATCTTACCGCGAAAGAGTCGAGCTTCAGTATCGCAAAACGGGATTTAGAGATTCATAGTATCGGATTGACGGACGAAGATATTATTCGTAACGGCTTTGCACTCCCGAAATCGAAGGAAGAAAAGCTGAATCTACTAAAGGAAATCAATACCGAAATAGAAAAGGCCGAATTGGAAGTGGCGGAAGGCGTGATGCACTCGCACGAGGCTCAAGTGAATTCGACAAAGACTATGCTGAAAGAGGCCATGGTTTATTCCCCCTTGAAAGGAGTCGTAGCAAAGCGATATAAAAACGAGGGCGAATTGCTTTCGGGATCAGGGGGAAATCAACCCGCTTTGACGGTAATCAATATAGATAAAGTTTATGCGGTCTTTAATATTACGGAAACTGAATCTACCGTCCTAAAAAAGGGGATGCGAGTGGATTTTTCCGCAGACGTTTTTAAGGATTCCAAATTTTCAGGCAAGGTGGTTTTAGTCAGCCCTCTAGTAGACCAGAAGGCACACACTGTCGAAGTGCGGGCAATTGTGGATAATGTCGGCAGGAAATTAAAACCCGGGATGTTTATCCGGGCGAATATAGTTCTCGGAGATCCCGCTCCTACAATTTTGGTCCCAATGACGTCGCTCGTCTCCAATGAATCCGGAAAAACCTCCATTTTCGTCATGAAAGACGGCAGATGTTACGGAACCGAAGTGCAATCCGGTAAGAAGCACGGCGACGAAATAGAAATCACGAACGGACTGCAGAACGGGGACGTGATCCTTTTGGATAAGTTATCTCAGTTGCGAGACGGAATGCCAGTCAGTCCTGCGATTCTTAGGTAA